The following nucleotide sequence is from Anopheles stephensi strain Indian chromosome 3, UCI_ANSTEP_V1.0, whole genome shotgun sequence.
ATTGGGCATAAAGATCtgaccaacaaaacaaaaaagcgccaAGAGCTCGCTGTGTAAGGTGCAGGAATCCCggacatatacacacacacacacacacacaccttctcaCAGGCTAGCCCAGAAAAATGCAACGGGTTTTTGCGGCcacaaagaagaaacaaaaactcctCAAAGCCAAGCCAAAAGGAGAGCAGCATATGACGCTGCGGCCACAGCACACATTCGACGACAATTCGCCGAGCGCCCGGCGAAAGAAGGTGTTTTACCGGTTTTGTGCCATATGTGTCAGAAGAGGAAACGCCATCGGAATCAATCAACTTGCCAGCCACAAGAAGATCGCCGCGAGGGAAGGGCGGTGGTTGGAAGATTTTAATTAACTTAGcggattgttgttgatgtATATTTTCACCAGCGTCGCGAATTGTGCCCCCGGTtgtgagtgtctgtgtgtggacTAATaaatcacatacacacacgcgtagCCACAATGGCGGTGCACCGAACCGGAAAGTTAATTTCGGTTTTGCTACATCCGTTACTTCCGGTGAATGGACGGTGGTGgttgaagaaggaagaaggaacAGAAAAGGAAGAATTTGTCACAGACACACGGCCGACTTGGCGCCTGCGGGTACCTGATAGTACTGGCTGTAGTTGATGTCGACGTTGTCGAGCAGATTGTCCACCGAGCGATGGTTCTTCAGGGACAGCAGCTTCTTCCCGTGCGTCAGATGCTGGTTGTCGTAGCTATGGCCACCGTTGAGATTGTTGCCGAAGTTGTTGTTGTAATGGCGGAGGGCTCGTTTGCCGTtcgcgtgctgctgctgctgctggtgctggtgctgctgcagcgGTGCCGAGGAGGTTGATTGGTTGGGGCTCACCACGCGACTGCTGCCACCGGCCAGCGACAGATTGTTACTATTTACACTGCTATTGTTCAGCTGCTGCGAGGACTTGAGATGGCTGCCGTGCGGGGACGCACCGGAAAtcccgccgccaccgccggcagtcgtcgtcgtggtggcGGTCAGCACATTCTTTGTACGATACTTGTAGCTGTTCTCGATGATGAACCCGCTCGAGCCGAAATCTTCCATCGACTTCGAGCGGGATCGGGTCGAGGCACTGACGTTGaagaactgctgctgctgctgctgctgatgttgatggtgctgctgctggtgatggtgctgatgctggtgatgttgctgctgctgctggtgatgctgctggtactgTGATTGTTGCTTTTGCAACCGCTGCTGTAGGTAATTGTTCTGTTGCGTGGTCGAATGCCGCCTGCAGGGCACACAGTACCGTTCCGTTCGAACCGACGTTTAAAAAGTGGACGAAAAAAACAGCGACGAGTTTTTAAAATTcaggcaaaacaacaaaagtcAGTCACGCACATTAGAGGGACGCCTCTTTTCTACGCCAGGCGCGCGCGTGTTAATCGACCTGTCATTATGGTATGGAAGGAATAGGAAGGAACTGAGCGCTAGCAAACCTCGGAACCCTCGAAACCGGGCCAACGAAATGGCGAAATAATTTAACGCACGATTAGCACGCACGACATTCCGAACCGAATGGGAAGGATGGCAAACATGCAAAACGGTTCCAACGATTAGTTAAACACCCGTTGGCGTCTTGTGTTTCGCAACAGCAAATTACATTGTGtctcaattttaaaagcattttgtCATCTGTCAACCAGTTCCACCAGCGAGCGCTTGACTCTCTTTTGTGGGGCTTAAATTTCACACTCACAAAGAgaccagaagaaaaaagaagaatctctacaacaaaaaaaaggaaaaaactccTTTGAGAAAGTAACAAACTAATTAATCATTCTCGTGCCACAATCCAGCGCTATCGAGAACGGTTGCTGACAGTTTATGACACATTGCCTAAATTAAGGCGCTTATGAATTATTCAGCTGGATCGCCCCTTCTCTAACGACAATTAATTGAACATTTTAATTGGACAAAATCTTTCATCAAAACATCCTCTTTCTGCCCTCAAAGCCAGGGTTTGCTTTCAATATTGGCACGTACTACACTTTCCTTTTGCCCTATTTTGAGCGCTCGATCGTGCATTAGCTGTGACATTCTACCTTCTGGCGAACTTGCACCGCCGAACATATCAAATCCAACTGGACCGGTTTTTCATCGCTTCGCTTTTCTCTGGCCGCCTTTTTGACGCCAAAGCCCGTTTTGAAGGTTCCAAGTGCAACCCTCAGCGTAATGTAGGCGAACGTGATGCAAAACATAAACTTAACCTTGATGCTGGTCCGGCACCGTGGGCCTACCCAGCCGTGAAATAGTTACCAACCGCCTCCGACATGACAGTTTTAGTGCACGAGGTCTTCTGGCTGATGCAAAAGTGTGCCAAAACGTACTAAAATCGGTATCACCGGCGAGCTGGTGGTGTTTTCGATCGTTAATCATCCGGTAACCCAACTGCTGCGGAAAAGAGATTAACTAACCGGAATGCAATTGGCACATCATGTGGCACAAAACGGCAACCAGAACTGTCTAACGGAAACACAAATTaccgatagaaaaaaaaagtatcatCCAACGTCAGCTAAACGCTTCGAGTGACCCGCATTCTTCGGCAACGGATTCGTACCGGTTGGGAATGTGTTTAATTGCCATCTCGCAGGTGGTTACAGGTGGCCAAAGCCACATCGATGACGCCATACACACGAACCGAGGGGCCAGAAAAAACTCCTGCCCCCGGAAGATAAATCGATTGAATTGTGTCCCTCGGGTACTCCACAGCCGCTCGATGTGTTTTGCATTATGCACAGTGACCACTAGACCAGTCAttagtctctctctctctcgttacTAATGGCCACAACACGATCCCGTTGCAGCCTGACATGCGCCTGTTGTGTCCCAATCAAAATGGTCTGCAAGTAGCTGCAAATCTACATCCGTTCCCTTGGGTGGGTAGCCAGAAAGAAATTCCattaccgtttttttttctcgaaccTGATCACGAGCTTTTCCGTCTCGCATGATCGCCACTAGACCTTGCTAGCTTCAGTTCGACCACTAGCGCTTCAATCcaattttttgtgttgctcttCTCGCGGTCGTCAGCAATCAAACCTGTCACAACTTTAAACCACATTGAAGGTGATGCGATCAGCCGGTATTTTGACGATGCGAAACCGGGGTGAAAGTAAGGTGAATTTTTGGCTTCAACTGCAACGAATCAGCTTACGTCCAGACGCAAACACACGTGCAGTCTTACGTCTGAGTTGAATTTTCATGCATCAAAAACGGAGCACCAGGTCTAATCAATCCCAAGTCACGAGGGTGCGCACTCCTAAACACAATCCAGTATTCGCGAACCTGTGCGTCGGATGTGATCGTGAAAGTGTTTCGGCCGGTGAGGATTTCATTGCTGACCGTTCCGAACCACTGCAAGCCGGATCAGTCAGGCTGTCAAAATTCGTAAATTAAGAATACCTCTGTCCAGTTTGATGGATGGGTTGCTTCACGCTTGAAGGAACGTGCGGAGAATTCACCTCGGACACGATGCACaggaaagtgaaatgaatccTCCTTTTCACCACCATGACTGCGTCTTGACAAGCTTTTCAAACAATGTCCAAATTGATTCAAGTgttaataagtaaaaaaaggaaattccaTATGAACAATTTGATGCACTGTTTGAACATAAAATTTGTAATCTTTAAAGTTCATTTTCCTTGCGATCCGTAACTCGTCAGGATTTGATGGGACTTTCCTGGTAACTTTGGGACTTTTGATCTACGTTGGTAGCTTTCTTAGTCGGtctattatttttctcttttctccttctccttggTAAGCTATTGGATTGGACTTCTAGCAGTTAAACTCAGGTTGGCTATCACCTTCAAATTCAAACTCGCTTCTCAAATTCTTCCTATTTCTCAAACTTCTGGGCGTCTCAGGACACTGAGTTCTGTATTTGGAACAACAAGGATCATATTCCGACCTTTGCTGCGTATTATTGTACTCTTGCGAAATGCTAAACTGAAAAATCTAATTGGTTGGATAATTTTCGACCAAATATTGTTTCAATCCTCATAATGAACCTGGATTTTAAACCTTGATTGGTGACTCGCCGCGTGGCTTTAGAtacttcaaatcaaattgacGCAACAATGCTCGGTAATGCTGCAAATGACTCAATACATCATGTCCAACACGACGTAAACCTTTCGACAACTCCACACAAAGTTGCCGACCGAAGAAAAATCAACACCAATGCGCTCGACTAATTGCTGTTCAATCACTGATCACGCTCTATCGAGCTTCCCAAAGACCACAGGAAAAGCGCATTAACCAAAGCCACTGACAACGAAAACAGATGTAAAGGGGAAACATAATTTCCACTTTGATCGAAACCACACACCGACGCGTCCCGAGGGCTGTTTCAGATTTCCCAACTTCCAACCCGGAGGACACCTACTCGTCCCACCCGCCCTGAGGGCCCTCTACTTCCTTCCGTTTTCCTTCCATACATCCAATCGATTTCCAATGGTGCGAATCGTCCACCTCCCACCTTCCTCCGCTTCTATACCTCATCCGTCGTACAACCTCCATGTTGCTATCACTGTCGACGATCGCCGTCATGCCGGCGATGTTTTTCACCTTCCGTGCGGCAATGTTGTTCACCACgtagttgctgctgttgttgctgttgttgttgtagtcgTAACCCGCCCCGGACGATgcggccaacgacgacgacttgACGTTCAGGAAGAAGTCACTGTTCTGCCGCTTGAGGGCACCGGGCGGTGCGTACAGGTAGCGGGGCtgtccaccaccaacactgcCACCGTAGATGCTTCCGGCGGAACTACCAACACCGCCACCGCCTCCTCGCATACCCAGATCGGACAGTCCGGCGGACATCCAGCGCGATTTACCACTGGTCATGGACAGCATGGTAGATCCGCTGGCACCGGGTCCGCCACCacttcctccaccaccaccaccgccgcccggTATGCCGTAGTTGTACGTTGGTGGCCAGGGACGCAACCGCCGATCGGAGTAACGCTTCTCCGTCATGGCGTTCACCGGAAGGGCTCGATCGTAGCGTGTCATCGGGGCGGGTACGACGGCCGATGCCGACGACGTGGTTGTGGCCGCCGTCAGCACCATCttcggggggggggaaaaCCCGCAAACAGGGACCAAGCTCCTCGAACCGTCTGAAGCGAAAGATCGTTCACTTTCGCCCGGTGAGCGGCCGGATGTGGTTTGCTTTTtcggggaagaaaaacaaaactcacacACTAAATTCTCGATTACCGCGCAATCACTACTTCGTAGACGCACACGCGCGACAGACACTCGATTAAAATGCACCAAAATCggtcgccattttttttgttggggtgaTAAAATTGTTGTTCACTCTAAATTTTGCTTCAATGCGAGTACACAAAACTAAAACCGAATCAATCACTagggaaaaggaaggaaagataTCCCATGAAGACAATCAATTTAAACATGGTCACGATCAACTTCACTCGGTACGTTTGCTCCAGTTAAGTTTCCTCTCAAGCTTTAAAAAAAGGGGGTTGTAAAACTTCTGATCGCCTTCCTTCACGTCGTTCACCTCTTCAAAAGCACTTAAAAATTGTACGATCATAAATCCACATACCGCGATTGACCCACTAACAAGCGGCGGGAGGGAGTTTTCCGTCAACATTTCGCAAACATCTTCACATTTCTCATTGATTTCTTCAGCAAATAAAACTGTGGCAACTCTGCTTCACTTACACCACACGCGCTCACACAGACACTTGTGCTCACATGAGCTTCTTATCTTATCATTTGCAACGCGATTTTCCCAACGCAAAAGCACGCACGATGTTCCTCCCCATTGGAAAACCCGTGTATGGGGTGGAGGTCTTCGTTTGGTGTGGTGGTCTGTTCGCTTTCGAGCGTGATTTACGATGACGCACTCCCGCTTGTCTATCCGCCCGCTTGAGGTAAGCTGAATATAATGAACATCACACAGCGACTCGACTAATTTTCGACGGCGTGACCAACCACAGCAAGAAGTAACGaagacacgaaaaaaaaaaaaacgaggacgACAGCCACCGCGTGCCGTCGTGTTGTAACGAATGCAGGAATTTCCAATTTCTTCCAAAATGCCTCTCACCCGTTTTGGGGGGCCTTTTGGGGTAAGGTGcgttataaaaatataaaacataaACTAATACACCACCGAGTTGCGACCGAGGGTGACCATGATCATTTGCTGCGAGCTCTTCGAAGGGACTTTCCATGAGGATGAGTGAGATAGAGAGGTTTTGCGGCGCTCATCAAACCTGTACGGGAGGGTTGTGTTCCTCCTCGCCAAGTCTTGCTTTTCTTTACCACTTGCGCCTTCGGTATGCAACACCGGCAGCAACACTAACTAGTACCGGAACCTGGTGGGAAGCAGCTCGCCTCACCGATCAGCCTCGATCAAGCCCCAGAGTCTGGGgggatcgatgtgtgtgtgtgtgtgtgtggaaaaagcAACCAGCAGGAACGAGCGCGCGCTAGCAAACGGCGAAAAACGGAACAGCGGCGATGTAACTGTAACGTCACGGCGTGCTTGTGCTACTTCTTCTACAGCCGCTAGCTGCATAGACGAGATCCAACGAGAAGTGTGTGCAATGGGGGAGGGGGAAGATACAGAGGAAGACCTCATTCTTGCAAGGCAGGCAACTTCTCGGGGCAACCTTCCAGGAAAACCTTGAGGGGTGAAGAATTAATCCAAACAAAGTGATCTTCAAGTGGGAAGGTGTTTCCCATTCAAGAAGCGGCTGATACGATCAAGATCggagtacacacacacatccgagACGCTGGCGACCATATCTTGCAAACCATAATCAATGGCTGTTGGCTTGACGAACAGTTATTGCTGGGCACAACGGCACGCCACGCCAACCTGTTTCGTggtcggattttttttttcttgcagtGGTCCGGAGAAGGGTGCGCGCAGGAAGAATTTCCCGTTGAAGAACAGATTGGCACAGATATAATATGTTTTGTTCGAGCTTGCAGAACTGATGCCCGACTCTCTCCTACGCAAACCCGTCTGATCAGCTCTCGGCCGTGATCGATCGTGATACAGAattgcgatcgatcgattgcttCACGCCCGGGAACTCTTCAGCCTTCtgatcggtggtggtgcgttCAGGAAGTTCTTCGTTACTTCTTGTTGCCGACTAATAGAGGCGTTGGCTTCCTTcaaccctgctgctgctgattgctaCTACTTCTTGCGAGGCTTGCCAgccgtcgttgttgttgttccgtgTTTATTCCACCTTTCACCAGAAATCTTGTTCTTGTTGCGCTTTGCTACCGATATTCTTCCCATCAtaatgcacacacgcacataatcGATACTCGCAAGGCAACCTGTTGTGCGCTTGAAGATCGGCACTTCACCGAACCACTCCTCACTTCGACTTCACACGATCACGCAACATCTCTCTCTAAAGGAGATCGCAATTTACACCATTCTTGTGCTATGGTAATTTGGGCCACTTTGAACCACACGCTGAAGTAGGGGCGGCACATTCTCACAcatccatttttttgcttgttgtgGGCACCCCCAAAAAGTGACTTCAACTTTTAAAAGGAGCAACGTACAGTGAAATCAATTCTTAAGATAAAGATTGGGAAATTGTTCCCAAACGGGACTTCAactaacacacacgcgcgcttaTATGTGCACTGGACCACAAACCACACTATCTCTCGGGAAACACGCGCACACGCCCGCCTTGTATTGTAACACCCGAGGGGCACCCTCCACGAAAAAAAGCCGTCCGATACGCGTGAGAGCTAGCTGAAAACTGAGCAACGAATGATCCCGACCGCTAGCGCTGGAACGCGAACCTCTCCACTGTTTGTGCCACAGTCAACCCCACAGGGGGTGTGCCAGGAGGGTGGAAAACAGTGGTGTGGACTTGATTTTTCCACCTCTTcaccccctctctctctctctctcgctctctctctctttctttccacCCCGTGCTTTCTGAACCTGCTCGCTCGCTGAAAAACGAAATCAAACAAGCCACGAGCCGACGGAGGCCATACATGCCCAACGCACAAGCTCGCCGTGTTCGGGGTGgagtttttctgtttttcgcCATACGCGGCACAATAATGGTATCATCATCTGGGCGATCGTTTCTCCAACAGGTTTGCCGAGGGGGGGGGATAGTTTGGCTGTAATGATTAGCCGAGCATCTGCtaagctgctgctgtggctcTCGGGGCAACTGCAAACTTGATCTCTTTAGGGGTCTGCCAATTTTCCCTCCTCTCGCGGAAAGCGATGGAAAGCGGAAATGGCTCTCCGTGGTTCTCTGTTTGTGTTCTCGCATTCTCAGTTGATGGCAATGATCCAGCTGGATCGCGGTTCACAGTTCCATTCAACTGTTTAGAACTCGGTTTCTATTCGTCGGCGTGTTGTGGGCCCAACAATGTGGACCGCATTACCTTTTATTGGACTCAATTATGAGGGGaaattttacttttcattcTACTTTCACGCACTTCAGAATTCCGGTTTGTTGATgttgggtggaaaaaatagaaagtTCTTTACTCTAGGTGACGCAGTGATGATGCTGGAACTTGTGTAGTTAGAGTGGTTTTCAGCTCATATAACAAGTTTAACACATCACACTCAATCTCAAGCcgcatattttttttaaattatgaagACTCTTGCCATCTCTGCCATCTAGAGCAGATGGATCGACACTTCCAAGTATGAGTAAGGGATGATCTTCAATAATATTTCGCGTTGATTCTCAACCACAATCGATGAGTCTCTACTTCCCCCAAAGCCATATGGCACTCAATCCAGCACTCGCCGTGCTAACGTTATCCAATAATTCCCTCCCGAGCGAAAGTACTCCCCATCAGCACCAGCTTCTCCGCGGTCCGTTCGCTCGTTTGCAATCTGATTACCGCttgcttttaaaaaatctgtaTCACTTTCTAAACCGAATACTCTCGGCTGTACGGGGGCCGAACGCAGAATGAAGCATACATAATATGTTCCGATTTTGCCTCAATGAACTCTTTTCTTTTAATGCTGCGCTCACCGGTCTGGTCTCTCGCAGATGGAACTACTCAAAATCACGCAATAATTATACCTGCAGAGATGATTCTACGAATATTTCTGCTGCGAACTTGTTCACTCTACTCTCGTGATCGTAGATCGAGGCAGAGAGTGAAGCTAAAAAAAGTGATACAAATTACAGcgacagacacacaaacacgcagaAAACAACGCAGCAGGCAAAAGGACCGATAGCATAATGAGCAGAATGAGCTGAACAATAGGATtagttgcagtttttttttaacttaattaattattttcatgCAACATGCAAACGCACACATGGAGAAAGGAGAGCTAGGAGGATAAAAAACGGTCAAATCGAAACGAggtaatttaatatttaatccaGCGCGGCCCCGACACTCGCATGAGAAATTAGGATCGATCTCGGATAGAAATCCGATGCCTTGCTTTACGCAGTGCGTGCCTGTCTTGCCTTGTGggggacacaaacacacacacacacataacaacGCAACATGCGTGTACTCAAATTATTGCGCTACAAACcgataaaatatgcaaatgatGTTGCTGTTTCCCCCGAGCCAGTGATGGAAGCGCAGTCGTTTTCCAGCCAGGCTAttcttcatttctttctcgctctcaaCGCCGGCGGGTGTATTTAAATGAAGCGGGAGAGCTTCAGTAACCGGAAGAAACCGTTACCGGTGGTTGTATCATCAGCagcctttttttgctccaccGTATCGTGAGATGTAATAACGAAATTTTCAGTTTCGTTCACTTTCGAAGTGCACCGAAAAATTTGCAATCGAAACCGGACCCCTTTGAGTGGTTCCGAAGACCACCCGCTTTACTAAGGGTTccccggctttttttttttttgataactTTTATGATATGCATTTTGAGTTGATCCGAACTcaacaaaggaaaaaaaggcatcGACAAAGGAAAGCCACTTGTGGCTCGTtgaacatacacacaaaccaaCCCTAGACGCGTTTTGTTAAGCGATTTGTTTGCCTGTTGTCGATGAGTGGTAGgaagcagaaggaaaacacacttggaaaatgtgtgtgaaaatgcgtgataaaaaaaaactggtcaGATGCAGCAAATGCAGCAGACGGTATCATCGCGATCGCTGACTGGCtggctcgatcgatcgatgagcAGCATTATGCAATGTAAAACTACCTTGAAGTAAAACCCATCATCATGCGTAAGCGAAATTCAATAACGCTTTCATCGTGTGGAAATACAAACAAAGTGAGGAAAAAATGGCTGCTTCTGGCCGGTACTCTGTTCGGATCGGGTAAACGATTATGCGAACGTTCTGATGTTCAACGCGAACGGTTGTTTATCGATCCTTCGCCACACAGCTGATAATCGAGATAACGATCGATTGGCTGTGTTGTGCAATTAAACtgtttataaataagcaaACCAAGCGCCGCAAGGGTTCTGGGCATACCGAGTTCTATGCCAAGCATAGAACTAACCCCAAGAGAGCTAAAGCCAATCGCCGATTTCGATCGAGGTCAGAGAAATAAAACCTAAAATTAAGAGAGAAAACACTAACCACCACACcatttgaaaagaaaattcctttttcaaccacacacacacacacatacgatcgatgagaaagaaaaacgttcCGAAGGGGTAATCTTGGTGTTTGCGGTTGCTTGATCGTATTATGGTTATGGATCTGCCAATTCCCGACTCAAAAAAGGCTACTGCACATTCCaaatgaagtgtgtgtgtgggtttgggtgtttttatttgtcgCAACCAGTGAGGCGAAAAGATTtaccaaaagaagaaaacgcttttctttctcgaaaaaaaaatccaactccACGAGCCacaataaaaattgaatttttacattcaaacacaccaaaacaaGCTTGTtcgcctcccccccccccccctccccatgtTCGGTACACATTCAAGCACAACCACAGCCAGCATTTTTCACGTCATTTTCCAATGGAAAAGTCAATTAAAAAAGATGAATAATCTCTTCCCTTCGAAATTAGACAATGCCGCTGCCACCACCAACCGGCGCGGTGAGCGAAGGAATGCTACCAACCGGTACGGGTTAAATAGACAACAAAACGTCCCGGTGGGTGGTTTGGGAGGGGCAGAGGGTTGTGGAACCAGCACCAAATTAGATCGGTCTACCTAGCCAACCTGAACGCTACCGCCACTCACAACTCATGGCAATGGAAAAAAGCATGAGACAAAAAGCTAAAATTTCGTCTCTCAGACACCTGCTCTATCGCCCCTCGGGGCAAGATGCATCAGCATCGTTTGGAACGTGAAAATGTTCGCTTTCACTCGGAAAATGCTTCGCTGAAAAATCCCCCCGATGCGCAATGCGACACAACAAACAtgacaaaacaaaagactTGCGTGCTAGTGGCGCTAgcacaagcgacgaaccctcgCCAAGTCACCGTTGCACGGGGATGAAATTATGGTGTCGTGTAAGGTCATTTATTCACGCGGAATTATATTCGCGCGACCAGGCACACAATCGGTCGGCGGATCGTGCAATATCTAAGCTTTATTATCCATTTCGGACATGATATGGCGGCTTCATCAAAATTCTTTGACCTTTTCCCACCTCTTCCTGGTGAAGCTAGCTGTGGAGACACTTTCTCTCTTAAGAGGGTACCTCTTAAGCGAAAAAACAGAGGCGTGTCTGATGCTGACACAACGTCGGCATTCGGGGCGTTGTGACACTAATGTGCCCCCGGCGGCACAACATTGCTATAATAGTGGTAATCGGCCCGACAACATTttgcaccaacatcgcccGTGTGTCCCGAAGCATTGTAACGCATTTGTACACCGCTTGCTTGCCGCTACTTCTCGCCGGTGTTCTTTTACCAAACCATTAACCATCGAACATGAAGAAATAGATCATCCTAATGGAATGGGGGGACAGACAACGGCTACGTatgttaggaaaaaaaaacagcgcaTAAAACTGAACCTGAGAGGGCCGTAAAATGATTAAGATATTTCCTTCCAGCAGGCAAACGATCAGGTTGTGGTTTTCATTTCCGTACGCACGCGGCAATTGCTGAACGTGACCATGATGATTGATTGATCTGTCCGCCTGgcgtattttttttatgactATTATATCTTCACGATCGCTGGCGTGAAAGTTTTGGCGGCACG
It contains:
- the LOC118510439 gene encoding WD repeat-containing protein 47 isoform X4, which gives rise to MVLTAATTTSSASAVVPAPMTRYDRALPVNAMTEKRYSDRRLRPWPPTYNYGIPGGGGGGGGSGGGPGASGSTMLSMTSGKSRWMSAGLSDLGMRGGGGGVGSSAGSIYGGSVGGGQPRYLYAPPGALKRQNSDFFLNVKSSSLAASSGAGYDYNNNSNNSSNYVVNNIAARKVKNIAGMTAIVDSDSNMEVVRRMRRHSTTQQNNYLQQRLQKQQSQYQQHHQQQQQHHQHQHHHQQQHHQHQQQQQQQFFNVSASTRSRSKSMEDFGSSGFIIENSYKYRTKNVLTATTTTTAGGGGGISGASPHGSHLKSSQQLNNSSVNSNNLSLAGGSSRVVSPNQSTSSAPLQQHQHQQQQQHANGKRALRHYNNNFGNNLNGGHSYDNQHLTHGKKLLSLKNHRSVDNLLDNVDINYSQYYQQSDQNRPRFVAVTTLEDVQAVRCAEFHPNGRIYAVGSNSKTFRICEYPSLSEISKRCETVSWEDHSTYQPTVLFKRTKHHKGSIYCMAWSPAGDLIATGSNDKTVKLMRFNETQKQLEGQEMELTMHDGTVRDLCFLEDSSNKSSLLISGGAGDCKIYVTDCETSTPFQALSGHGGHVLSLYNWGGVMFVSGSQDKTVRFWDLRTRGCVNMVTPATSPGSRQGSPVAAVCVDPSGRLLVSGHEDSSCVLYDIRGNRPIQCFKPHSADVRSIRFSPSAYYLLTAGYDNKLVLTDLQGDLTMPLPSVVVAQHTDKVISGRWHPVDFSFLSTSADKTATLWALPPI